The following are encoded together in the Adhaeribacter arboris genome:
- the ubiE gene encoding bifunctional demethylmenaquinone methyltransferase/2-methoxy-6-polyprenyl-1,4-benzoquinol methylase UbiE: protein MAVVPYKDTAENKKSQVAHMFNSIAGKYDFLNHFLSAGVDIYWRKKAIDLVAKTKPEYILDIATGTGDFAIEALRIKPKKIVGVDISEGMLAVGRQKLDKKQISHLIELKTGDSENLEFEVNTFDVVMAAFGVRNFENLEKGLSEMFRVLKPGGQILILEFSKPKAFPFKQSYNFYFKRILPVFGKLISKDRAAYTYLPESVQAFPDGPDFINILKQVGFKSTTWHSLTFGISSIYVGTK from the coding sequence ATGGCCGTTGTTCCTTATAAAGATACCGCAGAAAATAAGAAATCGCAGGTGGCGCACATGTTTAACAGCATTGCGGGCAAATACGATTTCCTGAATCATTTTTTAAGTGCCGGGGTAGATATTTACTGGCGCAAAAAGGCCATCGATTTGGTAGCGAAAACAAAGCCCGAGTATATTTTAGACATTGCTACCGGCACCGGCGATTTTGCTATTGAAGCATTAAGAATAAAGCCGAAGAAAATTGTCGGGGTTGATATTTCCGAAGGGATGCTGGCCGTAGGCCGCCAGAAGCTAGACAAAAAGCAAATCAGCCACTTAATTGAGTTAAAAACCGGCGATTCGGAAAATCTGGAATTTGAGGTGAATACGTTTGATGTGGTAATGGCCGCTTTTGGAGTACGAAATTTTGAAAACCTGGAAAAAGGACTTTCCGAAATGTTCCGGGTTTTAAAACCGGGCGGTCAAATTCTAATTCTGGAATTTTCTAAACCCAAAGCTTTCCCGTTTAAACAAAGCTATAATTTTTATTTTAAGCGCATATTACCGGTGTTCGGCAAACTAATCTCCAAAGACCGGGCGGCCTATACGTACTTGCCGGAATCGGTACAAGCTTTTCCGGACGGCCCGGATTTTATCAATATTTTAAAACAAGTCGGATTTAAATCAACCACATGGCATTCTCTTACTTTTGGCATCAGTTCCATTTACGTGGGTACCAAATAG
- a CDS encoding tRNA1(Val) (adenine(37)-N6)-methyltransferase yields MANSYFQFKQFRVEQSRCAMKVCTDSCLFGAYVAVEKAASVLDIGTGTGLLALMTAQRSQAKIKAVELDSEAAKQAAENFAASSWANRLSVYSGSLQDFENINKESYDVIISNPPFYQASLKSPDNARNRAMHTTDLPFSDLLRFCQKFLQPTGFLYLLLPPHEAQTLKKIAPAYQLFLRQELPVFTSETGKHFRSILQFQLGPVLTPEVLSPIYIRTTNNQYSEFFQQLLRPYYLHI; encoded by the coding sequence GTGGCTAATTCTTATTTTCAGTTTAAACAGTTCCGGGTAGAGCAAAGCCGTTGCGCCATGAAAGTTTGTACGGATTCTTGTTTATTCGGGGCTTATGTAGCGGTGGAGAAGGCAGCTTCTGTTTTGGATATTGGTACCGGTACCGGTTTGCTCGCCCTGATGACCGCCCAACGATCCCAAGCAAAAATTAAAGCCGTGGAGTTGGATTCTGAGGCCGCTAAGCAAGCAGCCGAAAATTTTGCCGCAAGTTCCTGGGCCAATCGCCTATCCGTCTATTCAGGTAGCTTACAAGATTTTGAAAATATTAATAAGGAAAGCTACGACGTAATTATCAGTAATCCCCCGTTTTACCAGGCGTCGCTTAAATCTCCGGATAATGCCCGCAACCGGGCGATGCATACCACTGATTTGCCTTTTTCGGATTTATTGCGGTTTTGTCAAAAATTTTTACAACCAACTGGTTTCTTATACCTTTTATTACCCCCGCACGAAGCACAAACCTTAAAAAAAATAGCTCCAGCGTACCAACTTTTTCTTCGGCAAGAACTTCCGGTATTTACCAGCGAAACGGGTAAACATTTCCGCAGTATTTTACAGTTTCAGCTTGGGCCCGTTTTAACCCCAGAAGTACTCTCTCCTATTTACATCCGAACCACAAACAACCAATATTCCGAATTCTTTCAACAATTACTGCGGCCGTATTATTTACATATTTAA
- a CDS encoding saccharopine dehydrogenase family protein, with translation MKQILLLGAGRSSVYLIDYLIEQAPSLNWRITIADLQTHHLQKQVEQFPFVLLVDFNIHIQEQLTVQVGQADLIISLLPAAFHLVVAQTCLDLGKHFLTASYVSPEIKALHEAAQQKGLLFLMEAGLDPGMDHMSALAAIAKIKHKGGELLAFKSYTGGLVAPESDTNPWHYKISWNPRNVVLAGQGTARFLQNKAPKYIPYPQLFRRTEKIEIIGLGELEGYANRDSLSYREAYGLESIATLIRGTLRWPGFCAAWRQLIQLGLTDDSYTLLHSGGRTYAQWLESYLPASSENLPLLTRLANYLNLPENSAEMEALQFLGLLENELINLENVTPAQILEQRLIQKLPLQPTDKDLVVMQHEFKYKLGNENRRLKSALVVIGQNATYTAMAKTVGLPLGMAARFILQNKNFLTGVHIPTHPEIYEPILAELKKLGILFTEQEELL, from the coding sequence ATGAAGCAAATATTGTTGCTGGGTGCTGGCCGTTCGTCGGTTTACTTAATAGATTATTTGATAGAACAAGCACCTTCCCTGAATTGGCGGATTACTATTGCAGATTTGCAAACCCACCATTTACAAAAGCAAGTAGAACAATTTCCCTTTGTTTTGCTGGTTGATTTTAACATTCATATCCAAGAGCAATTAACAGTTCAGGTTGGGCAAGCAGATTTAATAATTTCCCTTTTACCCGCTGCTTTTCACCTGGTGGTAGCGCAAACCTGTTTGGACTTAGGCAAACATTTTTTAACCGCTTCTTACGTTTCTCCCGAAATTAAAGCCTTGCACGAAGCTGCCCAACAAAAAGGTTTGTTATTTCTAATGGAAGCTGGTCTGGACCCCGGAATGGATCACATGTCGGCTTTGGCGGCCATTGCTAAAATCAAGCACAAAGGAGGCGAGTTGCTAGCATTCAAGTCCTATACCGGAGGATTAGTGGCGCCCGAATCGGATACCAATCCGTGGCATTATAAAATATCCTGGAATCCGCGCAATGTGGTGCTGGCGGGTCAAGGTACCGCCCGGTTTCTGCAAAATAAGGCACCTAAATACATCCCGTATCCACAGCTGTTCCGGCGTACGGAAAAAATAGAAATAATTGGCTTAGGCGAATTAGAAGGATATGCCAACCGCGATTCGCTATCTTACCGGGAAGCTTATGGTTTGGAATCTATTGCTACATTAATACGCGGTACTTTGCGTTGGCCGGGGTTTTGCGCAGCCTGGCGGCAATTAATCCAACTAGGCCTCACCGACGATAGTTATACTTTGCTTCATTCGGGAGGTAGGACGTATGCCCAATGGTTGGAAAGTTACTTACCTGCTTCCTCCGAAAATTTACCGCTACTAACCCGATTAGCCAATTATTTAAACTTACCGGAAAATAGCGCCGAGATGGAGGCTCTACAATTTTTAGGCTTACTAGAAAATGAATTAATTAATCTAGAAAATGTTACGCCGGCGCAGATACTGGAACAAAGGTTAATTCAGAAATTACCTTTACAACCTACTGATAAAGATTTGGTGGTAATGCAGCACGAATTTAAGTATAAGTTAGGTAACGAAAATCGCCGGTTGAAATCGGCTTTAGTTGTGATCGGGCAGAATGCTACTTATACGGCTATGGCTAAAACGGTAGGTTTACCTTTGGGTATGGCCGCCCGCTTCATTTTACAAAATAAAAATTTTCTTACGGGAGTGCACATTCCAACTCACCCGGAAATTTACGAGCCTATCTTGGCTGAACTTAAAAAATTGGGAATATTATTTACCGAACAAGAAGAGCTGCTTTAA
- a CDS encoding PD40 domain-containing protein: protein MIKLYGKTAKALVLFTGSFLLSFSSQAQSLRNLMKIGDKFFALENYRSAIPYYEQILNENSDNAEALFKAGVSYLAYDKDKASDYLYKAQRLTPNVSPDIEYWLGRVDHVNYRFEDAIQHFELYVGTLTKNAPARKEIALLMEQSRFADKMVRNPKDLFVRNLGPTINTPFSDHSPVIARDGKTLIYTTRSSNFTSNHTETDGEYDEEIVEVVRLDDNNWSAPRSLSLHLNSRGHDASIQLFDNDTKLLLYRQTENGDFYYSKKNNQDWSNPQKLSGSVNSSGYESDAFISADGSTMYFASNHYSKAGDKDLFVSQKTAQGEWGKPKNLGKTINTSMDEDSPFLTADGKTLYFTSRGHNSMGGSDVFVTHFDLKSQTWSEPENMGYPVNSPDDDTYFRLSADGTMAYLSSYRMGGYGEKDLWSIDLSKNVLVRGKISDSLEDTATGEIEVVFSSKPLHNKMLSYTVTLTPDTRTFELPVQSGRTYQVTFSKNGQVLATQEYEVPATVAEDVVLSKDFALSFAKLPKESAAKGN, encoded by the coding sequence ATGATTAAACTTTACGGAAAAACCGCCAAAGCTTTGGTACTCTTTACCGGTTCGTTTTTACTTTCATTCAGTAGCCAAGCTCAAAGTCTGCGCAACCTGATGAAAATAGGAGATAAGTTTTTTGCCTTAGAAAATTACCGGTCTGCTATTCCTTACTATGAGCAAATACTAAACGAAAACAGCGATAATGCCGAAGCCTTATTTAAGGCGGGCGTAAGTTATTTAGCCTACGATAAAGACAAAGCCAGCGATTACTTATATAAAGCCCAACGTTTAACCCCCAACGTTTCGCCGGATATTGAATACTGGCTTGGCCGGGTAGATCACGTAAATTACCGGTTCGAGGATGCCATTCAGCATTTTGAGCTATATGTTGGTACCCTTACAAAAAATGCACCTGCCCGGAAAGAAATAGCTTTATTAATGGAGCAAAGCCGGTTCGCGGATAAAATGGTAAGGAACCCGAAAGACCTTTTTGTGCGAAATTTGGGTCCTACCATCAATACTCCTTTTTCTGACCATAGTCCGGTAATAGCGCGGGACGGGAAAACCCTGATTTATACCACCCGCAGCAGCAACTTTACCAGTAATCATACGGAAACCGATGGGGAGTATGATGAAGAAATTGTAGAAGTGGTCCGTTTAGACGATAATAATTGGTCTGCGCCGCGTTCCTTAAGCTTGCATTTGAACAGTAGAGGGCACGATGCTTCCATTCAGCTTTTCGATAACGATACCAAATTGCTTTTGTATCGTCAAACGGAAAACGGCGATTTTTACTACTCCAAGAAAAATAATCAAGATTGGAGTAATCCGCAAAAATTATCGGGCAGTGTTAATAGCAGTGGTTACGAAAGCGACGCCTTTATCTCGGCGGATGGCTCTACCATGTATTTTGCTTCGAACCATTATTCCAAGGCAGGCGATAAAGATTTGTTTGTTTCCCAAAAAACGGCGCAAGGAGAATGGGGTAAACCTAAAAATTTAGGAAAAACTATTAATACCTCTATGGACGAAGACAGTCCTTTTTTAACGGCTGATGGTAAGACCCTGTATTTTACCTCGCGGGGGCATAATTCCATGGGGGGTAGCGATGTTTTTGTCACGCATTTTGATTTAAAAAGCCAGACTTGGTCGGAACCCGAGAACATGGGTTATCCGGTTAATTCGCCCGACGACGACACGTACTTTCGTTTAAGCGCCGACGGCACTATGGCTTATTTATCGTCGTACCGGATGGGTGGCTACGGAGAGAAAGATCTCTGGTCAATTGATTTGAGTAAGAATGTTTTAGTGCGGGGAAAAATTTCTGATTCCCTTGAAGACACAGCTACTGGTGAAATAGAAGTTGTTTTTAGCAGTAAGCCCCTACACAATAAAATGCTTTCCTATACGGTTACTTTAACTCCTGATACCCGTACCTTTGAATTACCAGTGCAATCGGGTCGAACTTACCAGGTTACTTTTTCGAAAAACGGACAAGTATTGGCTACGCAGGAATACGAAGTTCCGGCTACTGTTGCCGAAGATGTAGTTTTGAGTAAAGATTTTGCTTTATCCTTTGCCAAACTACCAAAAGAATCAGCTGCCAAGGGTAATTAA
- the porT gene encoding type IX secretion/gliding motility protein PorT/SprT → MAFSYFWHQFHLRGYQIAATFFFLLLAAICQPVQAQKKIEKINLSNHDAKSMHYGFHLSANLAKFKLEHSQYFVDSVYKPDGSTLFSQGTPGFNIGFVLNKKITHYVDLRFLPGVGFYSRRLNFKNGEGEESTQEFGITAAEFPLLVKLKSERRKNVRVYVVGGAKASINVGNKKKGDAATQLEINSNDFAIEYGVGVDLFYPFFKFAPELRFSNGLTNLRSPGNNLGAKSLDRVTTNTVTLYLFFEN, encoded by the coding sequence ATGGCATTCTCTTACTTTTGGCATCAGTTCCATTTACGTGGGTACCAAATAGCAGCAACTTTCTTTTTTTTGTTACTAGCGGCTATTTGCCAGCCTGTACAAGCACAGAAGAAAATTGAAAAAATTAATTTATCGAACCACGATGCCAAATCCATGCATTATGGGTTTCACCTGAGTGCCAATTTAGCCAAGTTTAAACTCGAACATTCCCAATATTTCGTGGATAGTGTCTACAAACCCGATGGCAGCACTCTTTTTTCGCAAGGCACCCCAGGTTTTAACATTGGCTTTGTTTTAAATAAAAAAATAACTCATTACGTAGATCTGCGCTTTTTACCGGGAGTCGGATTTTACTCGCGCCGCTTGAATTTCAAGAACGGCGAAGGCGAAGAAAGTACCCAGGAATTTGGCATTACGGCCGCGGAATTTCCTTTATTGGTAAAATTAAAATCGGAGCGGCGCAAAAATGTACGGGTATACGTAGTAGGAGGAGCCAAGGCCTCTATAAACGTGGGTAATAAAAAGAAAGGCGATGCCGCTACCCAGTTAGAAATTAACTCCAATGATTTTGCCATTGAATACGGGGTAGGGGTAGATTTATTTTACCCGTTCTTTAAATTTGCGCCGGAACTTCGTTTTTCAAACGGACTTACTAATTTGCGTTCGCCGGGTAATAACCTGGGCGCCAAAAGCCTGGACCGGGTTACTACTAATACGGTTACCTTGTATCTGTTTTTCGAAAACTAA
- the xerD gene encoding site-specific tyrosine recombinase XerD, with the protein MNWSTGLQQFKAYLQLEKSLSDNSVEAYLRDVNKLMQSLEANNLSVGPLEVQSMHVQALLKWVNELGMTPHSQARTLSGIRAFYKFLIMEDLLAADPTETIEAPKLDRKLPDTLRYEEITQLLEAINVSTPEGTRNKAMLETLYSSGLRVSELVELRLSNVYRDLGFVRVTGKGSKERLVPIGRDALKYVKIYLEEIRCHLPIKKGQEDFVFLNRRGAALTRVMVFTIIKNLAQKAGLNKIISPHTFRHSFATHLIEGGADLRAVQEMLGHESITTTEIYTHLDRDYLKQIIQDFHPRS; encoded by the coding sequence ATGAACTGGAGCACGGGACTGCAACAATTTAAAGCGTATCTGCAACTCGAAAAATCTTTATCGGATAATTCGGTAGAAGCTTACCTGCGGGATGTAAATAAGTTAATGCAATCGCTGGAAGCCAATAATCTTTCGGTGGGACCATTAGAGGTGCAATCCATGCATGTGCAGGCTTTATTAAAATGGGTGAATGAACTCGGCATGACGCCCCATTCGCAGGCCCGCACCCTTTCCGGAATCCGGGCTTTTTACAAGTTTCTGATCATGGAAGATTTGCTGGCCGCTGACCCTACCGAAACGATTGAAGCCCCAAAATTAGACCGTAAATTACCCGATACGCTCCGTTACGAAGAAATTACCCAGTTGTTGGAGGCCATTAATGTATCTACCCCCGAGGGAACCCGTAATAAAGCCATGCTCGAAACTTTGTATAGTTCCGGTTTACGGGTATCAGAGTTAGTGGAGCTACGGTTGAGTAATGTTTACCGCGATTTAGGTTTTGTAAGAGTTACCGGCAAAGGCAGCAAAGAACGGTTGGTTCCCATTGGTCGGGATGCTTTAAAATATGTTAAAATTTACCTCGAAGAAATCCGGTGCCATTTACCTATTAAAAAAGGACAGGAAGATTTTGTTTTTTTAAACCGCCGGGGAGCCGCACTTACCCGGGTGATGGTTTTTACCATTATAAAAAATTTAGCGCAAAAAGCTGGCCTGAACAAGATTATTAGCCCGCATACTTTCCGGCATTCCTTTGCTACGCACTTAATTGAAGGTGGCGCCGATCTACGGGCCGTTCAGGAAATGCTGGGTCACGAGTCGATTACTACTACCGAAATTTACACCCATTTAGACCGGGATTATTTAAAACAGATTATCCAGGATTTTCATCCGCGTAGTTAA
- the rnhA gene encoding ribonuclease HI: MIQIFTDGASRGNPGPGGYGTILKYKQFEKELTAGYRRTTNNRMELLAVIAGLEALKTENIPVTIYSDSKYVVDAVEKKWVFGWQKKGFAGKANADLWTRFLPLYRKFDIKFVWLKGHAGHPENERCDQMAVESALSPNLLIDYGYEAAEKLTK; this comes from the coding sequence ATGATTCAAATATTTACGGATGGGGCTTCGCGGGGAAATCCGGGGCCGGGGGGTTACGGTACCATTTTAAAATACAAGCAATTTGAAAAAGAACTCACGGCCGGTTACCGCCGGACCACGAATAACCGCATGGAGTTACTGGCCGTAATTGCCGGATTAGAGGCGCTTAAAACCGAAAATATCCCAGTAACCATTTACTCCGACTCCAAATACGTGGTAGATGCCGTGGAAAAGAAATGGGTGTTTGGTTGGCAAAAAAAAGGATTTGCCGGTAAGGCCAACGCCGACTTATGGACTCGATTTTTACCGCTTTACCGGAAGTTTGATATAAAGTTTGTTTGGCTAAAAGGCCACGCCGGGCACCCAGAGAACGAACGCTGCGACCAAATGGCGGTGGAAAGCGCCTTAAGCCCCAATTTATTAATTGATTACGGTTACGAAGCAGCCGAAAAATTAACGAAGTAA
- a CDS encoding SDR family NAD(P)-dependent oxidoreductase → MKKIAFITGATSGIGWATAVALAKVGYRIIATGRRAERLDALRKEIDQEILPLVFDVRDKQAVKAAVASLPTEWQQIDVLLNNAGNAHGLAPIQDGDELDWEMMLDINVKGLLYVSKEIIPLMLQQQAGHIINIGSVAGKEVYANGNVYCASKFAVDALTQGMRLDLNKSGIKVSEVNPGLVQTEFSEVRFKGDKERAETIYQGFQPLRAEDIADLITFMVTRPAHVNLAEILILPTAQASATTVKKAY, encoded by the coding sequence ATGAAAAAAATTGCTTTTATAACCGGTGCTACTTCGGGTATTGGTTGGGCTACCGCGGTAGCCTTGGCAAAAGTAGGCTATCGCATTATAGCTACCGGTCGGCGGGCCGAACGATTAGACGCCCTACGAAAAGAAATTGATCAGGAAATTTTACCCTTGGTTTTTGATGTGCGCGATAAACAGGCCGTGAAAGCAGCCGTAGCCAGCCTACCTACCGAATGGCAGCAGATTGACGTACTCCTGAATAATGCCGGTAATGCCCACGGTTTAGCTCCCATTCAGGATGGCGACGAATTAGACTGGGAAATGATGCTTGATATTAATGTAAAAGGCTTACTGTACGTATCGAAGGAGATTATTCCGTTGATGTTACAGCAACAAGCCGGGCATATTATTAATATTGGTTCGGTAGCCGGCAAAGAAGTCTATGCTAACGGAAACGTTTATTGTGCTTCTAAATTTGCGGTAGATGCGCTCACCCAAGGCATGCGATTAGATTTAAACAAATCAGGTATTAAAGTTTCGGAAGTAAATCCGGGTTTGGTGCAAACCGAGTTTTCGGAAGTACGGTTTAAAGGCGATAAAGAACGGGCGGAGACAATTTACCAAGGCTTTCAACCTTTACGCGCCGAAGATATTGCCGATTTAATTACGTTTATGGTAACCCGCCCGGCGCACGTAAACCTGGCAGAAATCTTGATTTTACCAACGGCCCAGGCCAGCGCAACCACTGTTAAAAAAGCTTATTAA
- a CDS encoding aminotransferase class V-fold PLP-dependent enzyme, translated as MPLTPLNFYPGPSKVYDQVKDYLTLAFDEGILGIQHRSEKFVEISKNTVTLLKKKLNIPQDYYVFFTSSATECWEILIQSLVKRWSYHVYNGAFGQKWLEYARKLRPDSTGVAFDLNAEINVNDLPIPAQTELICITQNETSNGTQIKESTILNLFNRFPDPLIAVDATSSMAGINLKYIKADIWYASVQKCFGLPAGMAVLVCSPRTIFRAKQINERNHYNSLVPMYEKMLNYQTTHTPNVLNIYLLHKVLEQRPLIKVIDKELTMRAQQLYDFFQEQISEGIALLVENPDVRSHTVLALKSDPKMIEDIKKNAARHNITVGNGYGTWAKNTFRIANFPAIADEEYETLKEFFLKYYA; from the coding sequence ATGCCCCTTACTCCCTTAAACTTTTACCCGGGTCCTTCTAAAGTGTACGACCAAGTTAAAGATTATTTAACTTTGGCCTTCGACGAAGGTATTTTGGGTATACAACACCGCAGCGAAAAATTCGTGGAGATTTCTAAAAATACCGTCACTCTCCTGAAAAAGAAGTTAAATATACCGCAGGATTACTATGTGTTTTTTACTTCTTCGGCTACCGAATGCTGGGAAATTTTAATTCAGAGCCTGGTTAAGCGTTGGAGTTATCATGTTTACAACGGAGCCTTTGGTCAGAAATGGCTGGAATATGCCCGAAAGCTGCGGCCGGACTCGACCGGAGTAGCATTTGATTTGAATGCCGAAATAAACGTGAATGATTTACCTATTCCGGCCCAAACCGAACTGATTTGCATCACTCAAAACGAAACTTCTAACGGTACCCAAATTAAAGAAAGTACGATATTAAACTTGTTTAACCGGTTCCCGGACCCACTTATTGCGGTAGATGCTACTTCTTCCATGGCTGGTATTAATTTAAAATACATTAAAGCCGATATATGGTACGCTTCGGTGCAAAAATGTTTTGGGTTGCCCGCCGGCATGGCCGTATTGGTTTGTTCGCCGCGCACCATTTTCCGGGCCAAACAAATAAACGAGCGGAATCATTATAATAGCCTTGTGCCCATGTACGAGAAAATGCTGAATTACCAAACCACGCACACTCCCAACGTATTAAATATTTATTTACTGCATAAAGTACTGGAACAGCGACCTTTGATTAAAGTAATAGATAAAGAATTAACAATGCGGGCGCAGCAATTATACGATTTTTTTCAGGAACAAATCAGCGAGGGGATAGCCTTACTCGTCGAGAACCCGGATGTGCGTTCCCATACCGTTCTGGCCTTAAAAAGCGATCCTAAAATGATAGAGGATATAAAGAAAAATGCCGCTCGGCACAATATTACCGTAGGTAATGGTTACGGAACCTGGGCCAAAAACACCTTCCGGATTGCTAATTTCCCAGCTATTGCGGATGAGGAATATGAAACCTTAAAAGAATTTTTTCTGAAATATTACGCTTAA
- a CDS encoding MarC family protein: protein MFNFKEILSVTLILFAIIDILGSIPIIIELRKREGVIQSEKATLVAGVLMIVFLFLGQEILRLFGLDFESFALAGAIILFLIGMEMVLGIHLFQSNPNSKTGSIVPLAFPLIVGAGTLTTLLSLRAAYSLANILVGIVLNLVFVYIVLKSSSWIERKLGDSGSDILRKVFGVILLAIAIKLFKSNIHF from the coding sequence ATGTTTAATTTTAAAGAAATTCTTTCGGTTACCTTAATACTTTTCGCCATTATTGATATCCTGGGTTCTATTCCCATCATTATTGAATTACGGAAACGCGAAGGAGTGATACAATCGGAGAAAGCTACTTTAGTAGCCGGGGTGCTGATGATTGTTTTCCTGTTTCTGGGTCAGGAAATTCTTAGATTGTTCGGTTTAGATTTCGAATCTTTTGCTTTAGCCGGGGCAATTATTTTATTTCTGATCGGGATGGAAATGGTATTGGGCATTCATTTGTTTCAATCTAATCCGAATTCCAAAACGGGTTCTATTGTGCCCTTGGCGTTCCCTTTAATTGTAGGGGCCGGTACGCTTACTACTCTACTATCCTTACGAGCCGCCTACTCCTTAGCTAATATTTTAGTTGGTATCGTCCTAAATCTAGTTTTTGTGTACATCGTACTCAAATCATCGAGTTGGATAGAGCGAAAACTAGGCGATAGCGGTTCCGATATTCTCCGGAAAGTTTTCGGGGTGATTTTACTGGCTATCGCCATTAAGTTATTCAAAAGCAATATTCATTTTTGA
- a CDS encoding cytidine deaminase, with the protein MARQLQLTFTFDVLESLAELTPAELNLLKHAQHATEKAYAPYSGFLVGTALLLDDNSVHIGNNQENAAYPSGLCAERTALFGLSALLPERKILAMAVTARRKSEELFIGATPCGACRQVMAEYENRQNSPIKILIQVAPSLFYQCHSVGDLLPLQFSRENLLIKG; encoded by the coding sequence ATGGCGCGTCAGCTTCAGCTTACTTTCACTTTCGATGTTTTAGAATCGCTAGCGGAACTTACTCCGGCAGAGCTAAACTTGCTGAAACATGCTCAACACGCTACAGAAAAAGCATATGCGCCTTATTCTGGCTTTTTAGTGGGTACCGCCTTATTGCTGGATGATAACTCGGTACACATTGGCAACAATCAGGAAAACGCCGCTTATCCCTCTGGTCTGTGTGCCGAACGTACAGCATTATTTGGCTTAAGTGCATTGCTCCCAGAAAGAAAAATTTTGGCGATGGCTGTTACGGCTCGTAGAAAAAGTGAGGAACTATTTATAGGTGCTACTCCTTGCGGAGCCTGCCGGCAAGTAATGGCAGAATACGAAAATCGTCAGAATTCTCCCATTAAGATTTTAATTCAGGTAGCTCCTAGCTTATTTTACCAATGCCATTCGGTAGGTGATTTATTGCCTTTACAGTTTTCCCGGGAGAACTTACTTATTAAAGGCTAA
- the aroQ gene encoding type II 3-dehydroquinate dehydratase produces the protein MKILILNGPNLNLLGTREKSVYGSRSFENYLEELKNAFPDMDLEYYQSNMEGELINKLHEVGFSYKGILLNAGAYTHTSIALADAIAAIESPVIEVHISNVYAREEFRHKSYISKNCKGCIVGFGLEGYRLGLTYLHNLKPKKVGFEYKTT, from the coding sequence ATGAAAATACTCATACTAAATGGTCCTAACCTGAACTTACTGGGTACCCGCGAAAAATCGGTGTACGGTAGCCGTTCTTTCGAAAATTACTTGGAGGAGTTAAAAAATGCCTTTCCGGACATGGATCTGGAGTATTACCAAAGTAACATGGAAGGCGAATTAATTAACAAGTTACACGAGGTAGGATTTAGCTATAAAGGTATTTTACTGAATGCGGGCGCTTATACGCATACTTCCATTGCTTTAGCCGATGCCATTGCGGCTATTGAATCGCCGGTGATTGAAGTGCATATTTCTAATGTGTACGCCCGCGAAGAGTTTCGGCATAAAAGTTATATTAGCAAGAACTGCAAAGGCTGTATTGTGGGCTTTGGCCTGGAAGGTTACCGACTTGGGTTAACTTATCTGCACAACTTGAAACCAAAAAAAGTCGGTTTCGAATACAAAACCACTTAA
- a CDS encoding VOC family protein, whose product MEFAKIKETCLYVTDLERSKEFYHAQLGLPIISEVPGRHLFLRAGSSVLLCFLAEVSRQSTEVPPHFGSGQLHVAFETSPAEYPKWKEKIEALQIPIEHEHNWGNGYLSFYFRDPDQHCLEIVMTGMWE is encoded by the coding sequence GTGGAATTCGCAAAAATTAAAGAAACCTGCCTTTACGTAACCGACTTGGAGCGTAGCAAAGAATTTTACCACGCGCAATTGGGATTACCTATTATAAGTGAAGTACCGGGCCGGCATTTATTTTTGCGGGCGGGTAGTTCGGTTTTGTTGTGTTTCCTTGCTGAAGTTTCCCGTCAATCTACTGAGGTGCCGCCGCATTTTGGTTCGGGGCAGTTGCATGTAGCTTTTGAAACTAGTCCGGCTGAATATCCTAAATGGAAAGAGAAAATAGAGGCCCTTCAAATTCCCATTGAGCACGAACATAACTGGGGTAATGGTTATTTGTCCTTTTATTTTCGCGATCCGGACCAGCATTGCCTGGAAATAGTGATGACGGGTATGTGGGAATAA